CATCTCTTAATAAGGTCCCAAATCCCACAACACAATAATTACATGGTCCACATAATCTATCAATCAATCTACTAGATgcaaaggaatgtgtagccctAGAATCAATTTACACAATATAAGATGTAccaacactagaaagttgacttgtcactactgagggattagcctcagcctctgactaCGTCAACACTCAAGTAGGAGTCAAGTTGTCCGCCTTCTTTGGTTCCTTTTTCTTCGCCCTAGGGAAGTCCTTCCTGAGATGCCTAACTAtaccacataagaaacatgccttcactcggcactctcccagatggcgtctcctaCATCTGGCACACTCTGGATAAGTCGTCCAAATCTCATTGTCACCATGGCAGCTCCTCTGAACACTCTAAGCCCTCTTGTCTGGGCCTGTAACATAGAAGatctggggtcttcctcttttggtcactagggcctccgcccctaccagatcctgtaaagggaggtcccaccctccttgTGTCCCTTCTGGTCGCACTCTtctgccagatcttgttctctgcacccTCAGCAATAAGGGTCTTCTACTACCTGAGTGTAAGTCATCACTCCAGGTACAGAGCTGAATCTAACATCCTTGGCTATCATATAAATTAGCccttgaacaaacctttcctttcTTATTACATAAGTTGGCACCAAGTCAGAAgtgaacttggccaacctatcaaatttcagggcatactctgtcacCGTCATGTTGCCCTGGACCAGATTACTGAATTCATCTACCTTTGCAGCCCTCactgcatcattatagtatttctcattaaataggTCTCTAAATTCTTCCTAGCTCAAGGTATTCACATTCCTTGTCTGGGATGCCACTTCCCACTAAATTTGGGCGTCCTCCCAAAACATtaacgtggcacaggccactctttcattacctaccaccctcatgaagtccaggatggaggtggtcatacccatccactgctcagctcgcAGTGGATCTGGCCTTTCTCAAAAGTAGGAGGGTGTTGCTTTCTAAAGCGTTCATATAGAGGCCCCCACCTATTCTCAACCCCCAGCTGCTGCTGTAAAACTGGTACCACGATAGGTGGCACAACCGATGCAACTTCCCTGGTGGAACCTGTTGTCTCAACAAGCGGATCTCCTCCTCTTGTCTTTATAATCTGGCCTACAGTTCAACATCTACTACCAATTCTCAGGGGCTAGTGGAGGGTTATGATCTTGGTCATTATCTCTAGTCTGTATTTTGACACCGAATAGTTCATCTGATTGCCCTGGAAGAATGACTCAACTAATAAGCATACacatgcaataacaatgctaataaacatttctATAGCTTTTACATACAACAATCATGCTATTAAGCATGTCTTTTCATACTCATGCTCaatcatagtgctaataagcacgttatTAGCATTAACAAGCAAATAACAGTGCTAAAACCCATTTACCTAGTATTAAGAAGCAGTAGTAGTGTTAATAAGCACGCCTTTTATCATTTACATAGCAGTTAAGGGCCAGACTCTATCAATATAatgcatgcttcctattcaagcatgcaaataaagcatatatacttcaattaagcacataaccacattaatagttaccaaaccttgagtcgagcttatctttagcgacgagtgtacatgcccaaccaatctCTAGGAACCTTTAAACTTGGACAActctgatatcaagttgtaatgtcctactaatccaggactgtaACACTGTGTATTTtcaatagtgcttaactcgctaaacgagtcatttggacttaaaatgtgtaattaaaactaactccAGGATTAGGTATTACAAATTTTGGTCAAAcagtaaccatttcattaaaaaggtttaaGTCTGTACACGgcatttcattaaaaaggtttaaGTCTGTACACGAAGtcccaaaagagtttataaactgATACAGTTACAGCATAAATACAAAAGGTCAAACTAGGTGGCAAaattagggttcaaccctagttccaacaagTAATCTTtgtcgtggcggtcaagcaggccgcatatgtacactccgcccctgaagctctccaactcatggctggtccaccttttccttgcccttacctgcaccacgtagcacccatgagccaaggcttagcaagaaaacataaacatgctcataaacaattATTCAACATACTACAGATCCTAAATAGCATGCTTAACAGCTATAACCAATACTTAGACATGCTTTCAATTCATTTAAGCAGCCATAGAGCCACACAGGTGCCCGTTGCACTACTCCCTTTGGGAATGGCTATAGAGCCGATCAAGCGTAAACCACGCTCTATGTTCCAAGCGGCTATAGAGTCATGCAAGAGTATATCACGCTTCTATATTGACCCAACCATAACGACCTATGTTCCGTACGCTATTGCTAACCACGGCTTATAAGTCAAACTTCTATATTGGCCCAGCCACAACGACTTGCGTTCTGCACGCTATTGCCGACCATAACTTATAAGTCGAGTTTCTATATTGGATATCTTACCTATTATATAAATGGCTATCTAACGGTGTTTGGTATTTAACGAATTTTGGTATGTTTTAACATAATTTGTTACGACTTTAACAGAATatgctaaaaaaaaaattacaatttaaCAGTAATGGTAAATAAACTTTCGCACCATTTCAAAAATACACATCCTTTCAAGAGTACACAATCTTTCGCATTCAGTACCACATTACAAATAGATaaacattatatattatataataaagcTGAAGGCAAAGAGAACATATTTTCACTTACCGGAACGGCAAGCAGGAACTGTCCCATTGTATTTTGTGGTCCCTGGTTCAATTCTCCTCATCATGAAATTTATTTGATCCATAATATTTGCTGATGGAAGAGTTACCATCTTCATGTGTGTCATGAGACTCTGAAGGGTTGTATCTGTCATCGAAACGTGACAGAGGCTCTGAACTTTGATTCTCATATCTTTCCCTGTGCCGATCTTTAGATTTTGATCTGTAATCAGAATGTTTTAAGGACCTGGATGATCTGTTATCATGATGCTTAGATAGTCTAGAAGATGAGTGTTTACTCTCATGATGCTTGATTCCATCCCATAtagatagatatatatatatatatataaaatagtctTAAATTTAGATAGTTACAGCCTCAAATAATATTGGTTCAGTAGGGATGATTTGGACAAATATTGGTTGAGGAGTCGTAAGTATCATTACAAACATTCCATTTGTTGAATAGTTTTACAATATATTTTAGTCCATTAATTAATCCCAGACCAAATGGAAGAATACTTGATCGAAATCTCCAAGCACTGGCCATGTGCGCGGCAACTGGTCCCAATAAAGAAGCCGCGGCTCATCTTCAAATTCCGTCCATTGAGAGATCTCCATGCTTACACTTTTCAACTCATGCCACCAACATCTTCTGTTAAGAGAATTGCAGCATTTCGACCTTGTTGCTCTCGCCAATAATAGTTTTTCATATAGAATCTAAACAAAatacataaacaaaaaaaaaagtaaataaattaattattcattcaATATGAACAATGAGACTTGATATATAATTTAAATCAAAGTGAATTCAAGTACACATGTATATATTGTTTTACCTTTGCGCAGTTTCTTTGGAGTATGGAATCAGAGGAAATAGATATTTTTTTCGGATGACAACTCCAGAGCAGGCCATCAAAGAGACTTGAACAATAGGTTGATGATTCTTCAACTCTTAAACATTTCAGCTCTAAATTCTCAATTTCGACCGGCAGAGGAATACCAACTTCTTGTAACTCTTTAAGATTAAAGCCACACTTTTAACAGAATCTATACTTTAGTCAAATAATGCACCTGTTGATAAATGTACAACCATTACCAAAAGACACAACTAATGGCATTTATAGTCatgattaaaataaaataaattgaaagGGAAGACAGTTCCGTATTTGGTGTTCGCGTATATGGAGACTGATCTCAAGAAATTCATCCATTCCTTTCGTCAAACTACAGAGAAAGTCCCTCTCGATATCGTCAAGGTATGTTATAATCCTTTTTCTTTTACTGACTTATTTTTCGTTTCAGAAAGTGATTAAGTAGAAATGAACTTTGTGATGGGTTTTTAAGAGTTGAAAtggaagtagtggtagtaccGAATGAATATGGAGGACAGAATGAATGCATACacgtaagtatatatatgtaaatataatattccttttttattttcaaagtttaaacaTATATTAATAATAGATTGCgttaattatattataacatattaCCCATTTCCATGTTATACAGAGTTGTTTACAACGTTTTCTATACGAAAGACATACATGGTTTTTGGCATTATGTAATTCGTGAGTTTTATGATAAATATGAGAGCATTTTGACACAAAGGATTTCAAACTATGTAAGCTCCGTGACTTAAttcataggttttttttttaactagaaTAAAAATGAAATCATATAGATTCTTTATTAAAAACATGATATTATTAAGTTTGTGTGTTGGTGTAGGTGATTCCTTCATTGGAAGATATGTACGGCGAAGAGTTCATGATTGAAATTGTGATACAATGGACAGAGCTAGAACAATACAAAAGATATCTTCAGATAATATTTGCTCGTGTGGAGAAAGTTGCAGCGCATTTACATCTAGAAAATCATTCATTGATTGATATTTGGAAAACTCAATTCTGTGacagagtatatatatatatatgttccaattatcttaaaagaaaaagaaaaagaaaaattatttgattttttattttttaagtgttgatgttattttttcttttacttttcagATCTGGGATAGGTTCCACACTGAAATTGACTTTTCGGTAACTAAGATGGTAAAACAATCCTCGCCACAAaccaataataaattaaaaaaaaagatataaatatttataagtttTATTTTATTCCTCGCAGTCTCCGAAATATAACTGGAATGTTTTACTTTGATCAGTACAACCTGAAGAAATTCCCTTATCTTGAGGAACCATGGATCTTCCTCCAATGCAGAAAATGTAATGTCATCTAACAGAAACATAATTTAGATCAATATATGTAAAATAAAAACACCTAAGAAAAGAGTAAACAATGCAAGATTTGTcccaaaaacaaacaaaaaataaaatcaaaccgTTCTTTGATAAAAACAATAAATATGAAAAAATGATGGTGACCATAAAGGTAATGGCTAAtgtctattttttatttattacaaTATTTACATTCATAACTAATTCTAAACTGAACACGTGCCTTGCACGTGTCTTTCTTTACTAGTAGACAGATAAGCGTCTATCACTTAATACAGATATGCACAATTTCATTCAATCAtgtttaattaaacatatcaagcATGGTTATAAACATGTTCCATAATTGAGTCTCAAGCCCTAATCATagtccaggtgcagttttcttacctcaagttctgaGCACGCAAATATAATGACCCTGAGTGCaatcctttcctcccgagcctagtGGTATaccctagtcacagccataatgAAAAATATTCAATAAGAATCGaactaataaaggcttctggaccaagtcctagcccacGGGACCTTGaactctactaaactgggtagaaCCATTCTCGAGCCCTTAGAGTTGGGTTCCCATGACCCAAAACCTCATATTCCAAATTTCCCATTTAGAGTCGCGACACCTCCCAGCTACGTCACGACCCCACACTAGGTCGAGGGTCCTGCCTAATTTCTAGGAAATTAGCGTTGCGGCGGCCACCACTAAGGGCCGCAGCACCTCACTTGGCAGAGAGCCAACCAAGATTTTCCCCTCAATTTGAGCCAAGACGCTGCCCACTAAGGGTCACGGCGCTAAGGCGGTCCAAGGGAACCCTAACCCCGAAGATGTTCAAGCGGGTCACAACGCTCAAACCAAGCGCCGCGGTGCTACCcaacaaacccagaaaaccagcGATTTATAGATATCACATGTCTCCCAAAACCTTGCCAAAACATAGTTTCAACCAGAATTGACCACCAACATGGTCCCAGCAATACAGATACACAACAAATAATAACTCAAAACTTCCAAAACACTCCCCAAAACCCAAAATTCAAGAACTCCCCAATAACTAAAAAAGGAAACTCAAAGCTTAAAAAACTAAATTTACCTCCTTGAATTTGACCTCCCCAACTGGTTTTCCCTAGCTTAGCAACTCCTAATCCTTAGCAACATGCTTCCAAATCCACCAAAGACCACCTCTAAACTTTGAAGTCAAAACTTTCTCTTCCAAAACATACAAGAGAGCTTCCaagggagagagggagagagatgtATATGGTTCTAAACTAACGACTCAATTACTTAGCCTAATATGCTCAGCTCAAGGGTCtcaaatgaccaaattacccctaccTCTTCACTCctctctcaaagcccctcaagggaaaaaggttcattagacactctaatcccactaaacctcaaattatatttataattcccaattaattctgcCAAATACAGACTATCATTATTTTTCCTCAAATGCGACGCATACTCCAATGAGTCTCGATAActcactaaattaccaaaataccaattggctcaccccgagccgggtattaatccccgttgtgactttaccgTTACTTTGCTCAAAAGGATCGACTtttgccgaatatctcaaatatatccacataatcatgtggtctcagtcatataacaccatataatcacaattatgccatcagcgggccaaaattacaaatatgcccctttaagtAAAAGCGAGTCTTtacacacatttaatacacttaaacatgcataatcagtcatatcataatataactcatgcaattcacataatcacatagatATTCGATTAATTCATctaatatcacataatattccagTAATGTCCTCcgacaccctaatcaaggcactaagtcttattaggaattttggggcgttacacttatTGTAGTGGCCGAAAATCGCACTGGGCCCAAAAGCTAGAAACAAATTGGTCTAACTGATAGCCACAATCCATTAAATGCTAATAAGTCCATCGACCCAAGCCTGTAAAAAGTCACCCAGAATAATTAGGCCCATTCTCAGCCCCAAGTGAATCACAACCCATTCATCAAAGAGTAACATCAGACTTTGACCACTTCCTAAACCCAAATCACACTTGTTATACCACCAGAACATGTAAAAAAACTGAGGAAAAGACTATGAACTATAAGTCCCCCCATCTCACCCAAGAGAATTGGTCTTACTCCTGAAATGGAAGAGGGTCACTTCTCACACTTACTCACCAAAAGCTAAGCAGCAGACTATTAAGAGGTCTATAAATACAAAGGCTTAAGCCCCTTGGTAGGGCATGACGAATTCACTCACTCAAGCACTCTTAAAAAGATGTCTAACATAATACTAGAACCTATCACGTAGGTCAGTCCCTTGCCAACACTCTACGATAGAGTTACTTGCTTTATATTTACTTTCCTTACACTTTGTTATTCTTTACTGACTTGATTGTCGGAGTCTCTTTGGCCGACACCATCCCAATGTCCTAAGGCTTTCACGATCTTTCTTCATTTGTTTTACAAATTGCCGATCTCCACGATCAGTCAATTCCAATTCTTGTAGATTTCAGCCTctacacttgtataaattgaatAATCTTTTATCATTTTTGAACGACTAACACACCCAGAAATGTAAGTTTGCAAGCAACTCCCAAGTGCACAACAATTATGACCGCACAATTATGTACATCGATTAAAATCTTTACTGAAGAAATATCGTTAAATAATCGACCAGGTACATAAGCCCATCGCATACCAATCAGGTCCAGATCCCTATCATAATACTTGCTCGACATGTGTCACCATATTAGACTATCTCAAATGGATGGTGTATaatttgtgccaaatttggcccaAAATATGTATCAATGATATATTTGGCCCACTTTTTACATTTGTATCTCAATGCACAATGTGCAAACTAGCTAAAAATAGTCAATATAATTATTAatgtttattgaaaatataaaaaaaaaattaatttttttattaaaagataaattaataatttagatTATTGAGTggtaaaagaataattaaaaatgtgatatttattgTAGACCAAATTTGGTCCATACTTTATTTCAAATTTAACACATATTTTAGAACATCGTTAGATTCAATTTTATGAAAAtgagctaaaaaaaaaaaaaaaaaagactatacACCACCTTTACATAGCACTTCATGCTGTTAGTATCATTACTTATGATATGTCATCATTTGAAGATCGGTTTCAtcaaaagatgaaaagaaaaagGGGGAGGTCATATTTCATCTAATTTTCACATAAGTAAATGGCCTTCAAAACGTCGACGTTTTTAAGATTAGGGAGATTGTTTAATGCGAAGGCCTAAGAGAAAAGCCCCAAAATGTTCAGGCGAGTTCAACCCAAGAACAAAGTCCGAGTCAAATCAGATATCCAACACTGAGCACTCGAACTCGTCGTCCTCAATCTTGCCCATTGACATTGAGAATCAAAGATTTTGCAAACGCCGCCCTACCCATAATTCCAGATCGAATTACAGGTTGCTTTGATTGTCTTTTcagtgaattttttttcttcgCTTCCTATTTGAGTTTCTAGGTACTTCAATATTTGTTTCTGATTTTGGGATTAGGGTTTCGTTTAATACGTAATCCATAACCTAAATTCACTTCTTTTGGAACGTAGCTTGAATTAGATCAGCTTCGTAGATTTACTGTTTTCAACGAAAAAATAAAAATCGaattgtcttataattttctagCATATTGAACAAATTTGGGAAATTGGTAAATTGGGGTTGAAGCTCATTGTTGTGATTTATGAATAGTCCTGATCATGATTTTTGGTCGTGATGACGGTGCAGTATCTGATCAATCTTCCAGTAGTCTTTTGTAGGATGTTCACTGCTTTCGTTTAttattgctctctctctctctctctctctctgtgtgATAGCCATGAAAATAGGAAGATTTATGTGATATGTCCTTGTAATGGGTCACGACCTAAGATAGTTTAAGAGCTGGACTTGTTTCTCTAAGCATATTTATAATGTGAgaaatatataggctaagaaaggaTGTAGTGGATATGGTTGGTGAATGTGTTCCCTTCATACCTATGTTCATAATTGAGGTGGAGGAAATCGTATGACTTGACAAGTGATGCAAGTAATGATTGTATGACCGCATGATTTGAGTTACAGGACCTGCTACAAGGGTCAATTAATTATATAAGATTGAATGGACGGATAAATTTATGAAATAGGTACATTTTGCATGCACTTAGTGGCGGTTATGTGGGTCATAGTGGATGGAATTAATTGTGTATGTTGTTTTGCAAATAAAATGAACCAATTCAATTGATTCTTGCTTATGAGCTGTTGAAAGATGCTTCCTCTAAGTTAGTTTTCTCAGTGTCATTTCTTTGTTGTATTATTTGAACATTTGTGTTAGTAACATTTTTGGTGATATTTTTGTCTTTGAAACCAGAGTTGGTGTTGGTGAGTAAtatgtaacatttatttttactTGTTAGTTAACATgttgcatatattcatttaatttgtAGGCTTATGAGATGTTAGTGCTCATTAGAATTAAAATTATGTATCTAAGTGTTTATTTCATGAAATTTGCAGATTGTTGGaattttatatttgtattttacttTGTTGGACCTGCAAGTTGGAGACTATAATTTGTAATTGAAGTGCTCGTAAATTTCCATCGCCATGAGTTTTGTTTTTCGGGGAACGAGATCAGATATAGAAAGTGGATTTACTGGATTTGTACCCGAGCGGCGTCCAATGGTATAATTATTGTATAGCAGATTCAGATGTGCTGTTCTcttactttttatatatatatatatatatatattagattttCCTATCACGTAAGtgtattttcaattattttatctGTTAAGTTGTTTTTTCTGTTTTCGTTCTTCTCCTCAGCGTCTACATTCAGCACGTCCCGTCAATTCCAATTCTCTTGCCTTCCTTGTTACAGGTATCTATATTCTCCGTTTACTCATACTAATATGTATTGCcggttattttttattatattatacatgtatatgtatattaatttctCTTACTGTATCTTTATGTCAGTTTTATTGCTATTCATGATTCTAAACTCACACCAGATGTCCCCTAATTTTCTGGTATCTTCTTTCTCTGACTAATTAGTAAGGAGTTAATATTAGTCTTGCTGGTGATGGCTGCTGTTGGTGTTTGGAATCATAATAGATTTATGCGATTTTCTTGGATTTTATGTAGCTATGGCTCGTGCTTGGTGTCTTTTTGATGGCCACAACGCTAAGGATGTATGCAACTTGCCAGCAACTTCAAGCTCAAGCCCAAGCTCATGCTGCAGCAGCTGGTGGTCTTCTTGGTCATACTGAATTGCGGTTGCATATGCCACCATCCATCTCACTTGCAACACGAGGACGACTGCAGGGCCTAAGGCTTCAACTTGCACTACTTGACCGCGAATTTGATGACTTAGGTGCGTACTTGTTAATATATTGCTTCAaagtgttttaaaaaaaatgttgctCCTTTGTAAATGAATTCTCTAGTCCCGAATTTATCAAATTTCCATGATATCATCATCTTCTACAGAGGCTCTTCTTTCTTGTACATATCAAACTTACAGTGTACTGTATCTGTATCTGTACCCAGCAATTATGCCTGTCTTCTTAATATATAGTaacttatattttaattaaaaaaacaaaaagtcAATTATTATTTTACGATTGTACCATTTCTCAGGACACAAGTTATGGTGAACAACACAAGATTTTCACAG
This genomic interval from Humulus lupulus chromosome 8, drHumLupu1.1, whole genome shotgun sequence contains the following:
- the LOC133798395 gene encoding E3 ubiquitin-protein ligase SDIR1 isoform X2 — encoded protein: MSFVFRGTRSDIESGFTGFVPERRPMRLHSARPVNSNSLAFLVTVLLLFMILNSHQMSPNFLLWLVLGVFLMATTLRMYATCQQLQAQAQAHAAAAGGLLGHTELRLHMPPSISLATRGRLQGLRLQLALLDREFDDLDYETLRALDADNAPTALSMTEEEINALPVHKYRATGLQNGASSMQQASSSASAEKQGSNDAVGSLKAAEDELTCSVCLEQVNVGEVLRSLPCLHQFHANCIDPWLRQQGTCPVCKFKAGSGWQENGQGEVDASFMV
- the LOC133798395 gene encoding E3 ubiquitin-protein ligase SDIR1 isoform X1 translates to MSFVFRGTRSDIESGFTGFVPERRPMRLHSARPVNSNSLAFLVTVLLLFMILNSHQMSPNFLLWLVLGVFLMATTLRMYATCQQLQAQAQAHAAAAGGLLGHTELRLHMPPSISLATRGRLQGLRLQLALLDREFDDLDYETLRALDADNAPTALSMTEEEINALPVHKYRATGLQNGASSMQQASSSASAEQKQGSNDAVGSLKAAEDELTCSVCLEQVNVGEVLRSLPCLHQFHANCIDPWLRQQGTCPVCKFKAGSGWQENGQGEVDASFMV